One window of Desulfosoma sp. genomic DNA carries:
- a CDS encoding transketolase C-terminal domain-containing protein translates to MGKRVGMEVSIAAAEVVGLCDVDVIAAYPITPQTHIVEHLSELVADGHLDAEFVPVESEHSAMSTCVGAAAAGARTFTSTSSQGYALMAEICYIASSLRLPIVMAVANRALSAPINIWNDHSDMMMARDTGWIQTVAENGQEVVDLLLHAYRVAEDPRVLLPVMVNLDGFTLTHMIEPIWLPDKDEVQRYLPPYKPQIRLDPRNPMTFGPVGMPEVYTEAKKAQDEAMNGALPVIVEAWQEFEKQFGRSYHPVETYKTEGAEILLLTVGSVSETAMTAVDKMRAQGRNVGLVRLRLWRPFPAKELVNVLKTAKAVAVVDRAMAFSTRSGPLCTEVKAALYDHGVSPYVQNYIAGLGGRDVTVEDFEMMAAKTSDGLAKGLPMGYEIVNVRE, encoded by the coding sequence ATGGGCAAGAGAGTGGGAATGGAAGTCTCCATCGCCGCGGCCGAAGTGGTCGGGTTATGCGATGTGGACGTGATCGCGGCGTATCCCATCACGCCGCAGACGCACATTGTGGAACACCTTTCGGAATTGGTGGCGGACGGACATCTGGATGCGGAATTTGTGCCCGTGGAATCGGAGCACAGTGCCATGAGCACCTGTGTGGGAGCGGCGGCGGCCGGCGCGCGCACCTTCACGTCCACGAGCTCTCAGGGTTACGCTCTGATGGCCGAAATCTGCTACATTGCTTCGAGCCTTCGACTGCCCATCGTCATGGCGGTGGCGAACCGGGCTTTGAGCGCCCCCATCAACATCTGGAACGACCATTCGGACATGATGATGGCCCGGGATACGGGCTGGATTCAAACGGTGGCCGAAAACGGTCAGGAAGTGGTGGACCTTTTGTTGCACGCTTACCGTGTGGCTGAAGATCCTCGCGTGCTTCTTCCTGTGATGGTGAATCTGGACGGTTTTACCTTGACGCACATGATCGAGCCTATCTGGCTTCCGGACAAGGACGAAGTGCAACGGTATCTTCCGCCGTATAAGCCGCAAATTCGGCTGGATCCTCGAAATCCCATGACCTTCGGGCCTGTGGGCATGCCGGAGGTTTACACGGAAGCCAAGAAGGCTCAGGATGAGGCCATGAACGGGGCCTTGCCCGTGATTGTGGAAGCGTGGCAGGAATTTGAAAAGCAGTTCGGGCGGTCGTATCACCCGGTGGAAACCTATAAGACCGAAGGTGCCGAGATTCTGCTTTTGACCGTAGGCAGCGTGTCCGAGACGGCCATGACGGCCGTGGACAAGATGCGCGCCCAAGGCCGGAATGTGGGGCTGGTGCGTTTGAGACTATGGCGGCCTTTTCCGGCCAAAGAACTGGTCAATGTTTTGAAGACGGCCAAAGCGGTGGCCGTGGTGGATCGTGCCATGGCCTTCAGCACGCGAAGCGGCCCTCTGTGCACGGAAGTCAAAGCGGCTCTTTACGATCACGGAGTATCGCCCTATGTGCAGAATTATATTGCCGGCTTGGGCGGTCGGGATGTGACGGTAGAAGACTTTGAGATGATGGCGGCCAAGACGAGTGATGGACTCGCCAAGGGCCTTCCCATGGGATACGAAATCGTGAATGTGAGGGAATAA
- a CDS encoding class I SAM-dependent DNA methyltransferase, which yields MAKDTNNGANLGFESELWRAADALRSNMDAAEYKHVVLGLIFLKYISDAFEEQRARLEAERAQGADPEDPDEYRAVNIFWVPKEARWSNLKANAKQPTIGKVIDDAMLAIERENPSLKGVLPKDYAHPRLDKQRLGQLIDLIGNIGLGDKANRSKDILGRVYEYFLSQFASAEGKKGGQFYTPRCVVRLLVEMLSPYKGRVYDPCCGSGGMFVQSEKFVESHGGKIGDISIYGQESNHTTWRLAKMNLAIRGIDGNLGKEHADTFRRDLHPDLKADFILANPPFNMSDWGLEYLKDDKRWKYGIPPAGNANFAWVQHIIHHLAPTGVAGFVLANGSMSSNQSGEGEIRKNIIEADLVDCMVALPGQLFYSTQIPACLWFLARDKKNGRFRDRRGEVLFIDARKMGRMVDRTHRELTDEDIARITGTYHAWRGEKAVGEYKDVPGFCKSATLEEIRKHGYVLTPGRYVGTEAVKDDDEPFEEKMQRLVAQLRDQQVEATRLEAAIEANLKKLGFWNLGR from the coding sequence ATGGCCAAAGACACGAACAACGGCGCGAATCTCGGCTTTGAGTCTGAGCTTTGGCGTGCCGCCGATGCGCTGCGCTCCAACATGGACGCCGCCGAGTACAAGCATGTCGTGCTCGGTTTGATCTTCCTCAAATACATCTCAGACGCCTTCGAGGAACAACGCGCCAGGTTGGAAGCGGAACGAGCCCAGGGAGCCGACCCGGAAGATCCCGACGAGTACCGCGCCGTCAACATATTTTGGGTGCCCAAAGAGGCGCGCTGGTCGAACCTCAAGGCCAACGCCAAGCAGCCGACCATCGGCAAGGTCATCGACGACGCCATGCTCGCCATCGAACGCGAAAACCCCTCACTCAAGGGCGTGCTGCCCAAGGACTACGCCCACCCGCGTCTCGACAAGCAGCGGCTCGGCCAACTGATTGACTTGATCGGCAACATCGGATTGGGCGACAAGGCAAATCGGTCAAAGGATATTCTCGGCCGGGTGTACGAGTACTTCCTTTCTCAGTTCGCCAGTGCCGAGGGGAAAAAGGGTGGTCAGTTCTACACGCCCCGCTGCGTCGTTCGACTCCTTGTCGAGATGCTCAGTCCCTACAAAGGCCGCGTGTATGACCCCTGTTGCGGCTCAGGCGGCATGTTCGTCCAGTCAGAAAAGTTCGTCGAATCCCACGGCGGCAAAATCGGTGACATCAGCATCTACGGCCAAGAGTCCAACCATACCACATGGCGACTGGCCAAGATGAACCTGGCCATTCGCGGCATCGACGGCAATCTCGGCAAGGAACACGCCGACACCTTTCGCCGCGACCTGCACCCCGACCTCAAAGCCGATTTCATCCTTGCCAATCCGCCTTTTAACATGTCCGATTGGGGGCTCGAATACCTCAAGGACGACAAACGCTGGAAATACGGCATACCGCCTGCGGGCAACGCCAACTTTGCTTGGGTGCAGCACATCATCCATCATCTCGCCCCAACCGGCGTGGCTGGCTTTGTACTCGCCAACGGCTCGATGTCCTCCAACCAATCGGGCGAGGGCGAAATCCGCAAGAACATCATCGAGGCCGATCTGGTGGATTGTATGGTGGCGCTGCCGGGGCAGCTCTTTTACTCAACGCAGATCCCTGCCTGTCTGTGGTTTCTGGCCCGGGATAAGAAGAACGGCCGCTTCCGGGACCGGCGCGGCGAGGTACTTTTCATTGATGCGCGCAAAATGGGCCGCATGGTGGACCGCACCCACCGCGAACTCACCGATGAGGACATCGCAAGGATAACCGGCACCTACCACGCCTGGAGAGGGGAGAAGGCGGTGGGTGAGTACAAGGACGTGCCCGGCTTTTGCAAGAGCGCCACGTTGGAGGAGATCCGCAAGCACGGCTATGTGCTCACGCCGGGCCGCTACGTCGGAACCGAAGCGGTCAAGGACGACGATGAGCCCTTCGAGGAAAAGATGCAACGGCTCGTGGCCCAACTGCGCGATCAACAGGTCGAGGCGACGCGGTTGGAGGCAGCGATTGAGGCAAATTTAAAAAAACTTGGATTTTGGAATCTGGGACGATGA
- a CDS encoding YbaB/EbfC family nucleoid-associated protein: MKGFNPLQQLKNFQKRLAEVQEELSHRTVEASSGGGMVTAVANGRQEILKIRIDPQVVDPQDVEMLEDLVTAAVNEALKRSQQMMAEEIGKLAGGVNLPPGLNIPGLF; the protein is encoded by the coding sequence ATGAAAGGATTCAATCCGTTACAACAGCTCAAAAATTTTCAAAAACGACTTGCCGAAGTCCAAGAGGAATTGTCTCATCGCACGGTGGAAGCGTCTTCCGGAGGGGGCATGGTGACGGCGGTGGCCAATGGGCGTCAGGAAATTTTGAAGATCCGGATCGATCCTCAGGTGGTGGACCCTCAGGATGTGGAAATGCTGGAAGATCTTGTCACGGCCGCGGTCAACGAGGCTTTGAAAAGATCACAGCAGATGATGGCCGAAGAAATCGGCAAACTGGCCGGAGGCGTCAATCTGCCACCGGGGCTGAACATTCCCGGCTTGTTCTAG
- the porB gene encoding pyruvate synthase subunit PorB, with translation MGIAAEALKDFKGFNPKKLPEVEPLSPGHRACQGCGEILALRQVLKALGENVIVASATGCMEIVTSPFPQTAWRVPWIHVAFENAAAVISGVESAYKALNRKGRINQPDVVFLAYGGDGGTADIGLQALSGALERGHNFIYVCLDNEAYMNTGIQRSSSTPYGAMTTTSPPGKKSIGQRTWKKNVAYIAAAHGIPYVATASPAFALDLMNKVKKAAMIPGPAYLHIYSPCPTGWRHETDLAIEVARLAVQSKVFPLYEVIDGKWILSRKIAKPKPVSEYFKVQRRFRHLTEKDIEEIQRRVDEEYEELLRRCAMSGEPEKKEAEEAKED, from the coding sequence ATGGGCATCGCAGCGGAAGCACTCAAGGATTTCAAGGGCTTCAACCCGAAGAAGCTCCCCGAAGTGGAACCGCTTTCTCCCGGCCATCGAGCCTGTCAGGGGTGCGGCGAGATTCTGGCGCTGCGTCAAGTGCTTAAGGCTTTGGGAGAAAACGTCATTGTAGCCAGTGCCACAGGGTGCATGGAAATCGTCACCTCGCCCTTTCCGCAGACGGCGTGGCGGGTGCCTTGGATTCATGTGGCCTTTGAAAACGCCGCAGCGGTTATAAGCGGTGTGGAATCGGCTTACAAGGCGCTGAACCGCAAGGGGAGAATCAATCAACCCGATGTGGTCTTTTTGGCCTACGGGGGGGACGGCGGCACGGCGGACATCGGCTTGCAGGCCTTGAGCGGGGCTCTGGAACGGGGACATAATTTCATCTATGTTTGTTTGGACAACGAAGCCTACATGAACACGGGAATTCAGCGTTCTTCGTCGACCCCTTACGGAGCCATGACCACCACGTCACCTCCGGGTAAGAAAAGCATCGGGCAGCGCACCTGGAAAAAGAACGTGGCCTACATTGCGGCGGCTCACGGCATTCCGTACGTGGCCACCGCGTCACCCGCCTTTGCTCTGGATCTCATGAACAAGGTCAAAAAGGCGGCCATGATTCCGGGACCGGCGTATTTGCACATCTATTCACCGTGCCCGACGGGATGGCGTCATGAAACGGATTTGGCCATCGAGGTGGCTCGGTTGGCGGTGCAAAGCAAAGTCTTTCCGCTTTATGAAGTCATTGACGGCAAATGGATTTTGTCACGAAAGATCGCGAAACCCAAGCCGGTCAGTGAATACTTCAAGGTGCAGCGCCGCTTTCGGCACCTGACGGAAAAGGACATTGAAGAGATTCAGCGTCGCGTGGACGAAGAATACGAAGAGCTGCTGCGACGCTGTGCCATGAGCGGTGAGCCCGAAAAGAAGGAAGCCGAGGAAGCCAAGGAAGACTGA
- the dnaX gene encoding DNA polymerase III subunit gamma/tau: MSYLVLARKWRPQTFEEVVGQPHVTRTLKNAVQSGRIAHAYLFTGARGVGKTSVARILAKALNCETGVTPVPCNRCSNCLEIAQGKAVDVLEIDGASNRGIDSIRELRETVRYRPAKSAYKVYIIDEVHMLTPEAFNALLKTLEEPPSHVVFIFATTEPHKIPATILSRCQRYDFRRITTEEILAHLLKIAQQEGVDLSPSVLDAVAREADGSMRDAQSLMEQLLALKGEDQEDGELLDLLGIVDRESVLEAAEAVVGRDPLACLDVVERIYRRGMDSRRFCQRLCEVFRDLLVLSFGSKASKTSPQSLTREQERLQRLVDRTTVEDLFQYFQVLVSGEEDIRRASLPRVTLEMLLLRLACLPKAETLENILRRLEEGDREGPHRKPEPSLADSALSREKGFESLREPSSVSEEGFLPGSATVEPAQTPSRKPMLPEKPSLSHVLEQPSRDSVETSLPPVESPFSEPLNEIMDQEKFEEGLLEGGAGPVLEEAVQSWEDFCRWLSQRDPVIGAKLTQSTARVSSPNQMTVEVLEIYEESVKNGETEQVLLRYLTQYFQGRRPNWRIKFSIKKTRPQTSARTRKESPHTAASVLRHPVVQQALEILGGELVEIRPVRPHKSARRRPEPGDQKT, translated from the coding sequence ATGTCCTATTTGGTTCTGGCCCGAAAATGGCGGCCTCAAACCTTTGAGGAAGTGGTCGGGCAACCCCATGTGACCCGAACCCTCAAAAATGCCGTCCAATCTGGTCGCATTGCCCATGCCTACCTTTTCACGGGAGCTCGAGGCGTCGGCAAAACCTCGGTGGCCCGCATTCTTGCCAAAGCCTTGAATTGCGAAACTGGGGTGACTCCGGTTCCGTGTAACCGCTGTTCCAACTGCCTGGAAATCGCTCAAGGCAAAGCGGTGGATGTGCTGGAAATCGACGGGGCCAGCAACCGGGGTATCGATTCCATTCGAGAGCTGAGGGAAACGGTTCGATACCGGCCGGCCAAGAGCGCCTACAAGGTTTACATCATTGACGAAGTCCACATGCTCACGCCGGAAGCCTTCAATGCCTTGTTGAAAACTCTTGAAGAACCGCCGTCCCACGTGGTTTTCATCTTTGCCACCACGGAACCGCACAAAATACCGGCCACCATTCTCAGCCGCTGTCAGCGATATGATTTTCGAAGGATCACCACCGAGGAAATCCTCGCTCATTTGCTCAAAATCGCGCAGCAAGAAGGTGTGGATTTATCGCCCTCGGTTCTGGATGCGGTGGCTCGAGAAGCCGACGGCAGCATGCGGGATGCTCAGAGCCTCATGGAGCAGCTTCTGGCCCTCAAAGGGGAAGATCAGGAAGACGGGGAACTTCTGGATCTTTTAGGCATTGTGGATCGAGAAAGCGTTCTGGAAGCGGCCGAGGCTGTTGTGGGTCGAGATCCCCTGGCGTGTTTGGATGTGGTGGAGCGTATCTATCGGCGTGGGATGGACAGCCGTCGGTTTTGTCAGAGGCTGTGCGAAGTGTTTCGAGATCTTTTGGTGCTGTCTTTTGGATCGAAAGCCTCGAAAACTTCGCCGCAAAGCTTGACTCGGGAACAAGAAAGACTGCAACGCCTGGTGGATCGCACCACGGTGGAAGATCTCTTCCAGTATTTTCAAGTTCTCGTATCCGGAGAAGAGGATATTCGAAGGGCCTCGCTTCCTCGAGTCACCCTGGAAATGTTGCTTCTTCGGCTGGCCTGTCTTCCGAAAGCGGAAACTCTGGAAAACATTTTAAGGCGGCTGGAAGAAGGCGATCGAGAAGGTCCCCATCGAAAGCCGGAACCTTCGCTGGCCGATTCAGCTTTGAGCCGAGAAAAGGGTTTCGAAAGCCTGCGGGAACCCAGCAGCGTGTCTGAGGAGGGATTTCTTCCTGGAAGCGCGACCGTTGAGCCCGCACAAACACCATCCCGGAAGCCCATGCTCCCGGAAAAACCATCACTTTCTCACGTTCTTGAACAGCCTTCCAGGGACTCCGTCGAGACTTCCCTGCCACCCGTTGAAAGTCCCTTTTCTGAGCCCTTGAACGAGATCATGGATCAAGAAAAGTTTGAGGAAGGCTTGTTGGAGGGAGGTGCGGGCCCGGTTCTGGAAGAGGCGGTTCAGAGTTGGGAAGATTTTTGCCGATGGCTGTCGCAGAGGGATCCCGTCATCGGGGCGAAGCTTACCCAGAGCACGGCGAGGGTCTCATCGCCGAACCAGATGACGGTGGAGGTTTTGGAAATCTACGAAGAAAGCGTGAAGAACGGCGAAACGGAGCAGGTGCTTCTACGGTATTTGACCCAGTACTTTCAAGGGAGACGGCCGAATTGGCGGATCAAGTTTTCCATAAAGAAAACTCGACCCCAGACAAGTGCGCGGACTCGAAAGGAATCCCCCCATACGGCGGCTTCGGTGTTGCGTCATCCGGTGGTGCAACAGGCTTTGGAAATCTTGGGGGGGGAACTGGTCGAAATACGACCGGTTCGGCCGCACAAGTCCGCTCGACGCCGCCCCGAGCCGGGCGACCAAAAGACGTAA
- a CDS encoding penicillin-insensitive murein endopeptidase: MSSAGQHPFQARRRWFVNLFATAATLCTCLAWTSCSEALTVSIGEPYRGRLVNGIPFPLDMGGYKVRDPELSYATPELIGSLLDAIEVVRERYPNTVDLFIGDFSAADGGRLKGHKSHQNGRDVDLGMYALGNQPLDQFIPMHAGNLDVPKTWTLIEGLIRTGRVQYLFVDRRIQKMLFEYALSRGFDEDLLNRLFNDVGHGSADAAIRHEPRHNDHIHVRFDAPWSSLAAQIDPSDIEKRNIIELAQAGFLPKKVLYYVDKHQSDLPTLAQSFGVRPEDLARWNHLPAHARLAPGTPLVYYRRAFELEPVHLAESLRLRHLIPLEPVRVASVASLPPVDVSSWVRSEVPKSYEKTHTVRRGETLQSVARLHGLTRAQLARMNNLNEKQALRPGSKLIVARTHSGVDNLNKWASSPSSRTLQGNPSAAASSEKSLQKSARTHVVQKGDTLAAIAKKYGVTVSDLLEWNKLSSKIKLTTGMSLTVSPPEKETKVAPQPASKTASQKENSNTAKEKAAPQKAPQAVPLQKTTTEKGTSSRDAAQNPDTKASNVKKNQPAVHTVAPGDTLNAISRKYNVEMKDILSANKISDAKKLKPGLKLKIPERS, from the coding sequence ATGAGTTCCGCCGGCCAACACCCATTTCAGGCGCGCCGGCGTTGGTTTGTCAACCTCTTTGCAACCGCGGCCACCCTGTGCACCTGTCTCGCATGGACTTCCTGCTCAGAAGCCCTCACCGTTTCCATCGGAGAACCTTATCGCGGTCGTCTGGTTAACGGTATCCCCTTCCCCTTGGACATGGGGGGATACAAGGTTCGGGATCCGGAGTTATCCTACGCCACCCCTGAACTGATCGGGAGCCTTTTGGACGCCATTGAAGTTGTTCGGGAGAGGTATCCCAACACTGTAGATCTTTTCATCGGTGATTTCTCGGCCGCCGATGGAGGACGTCTGAAGGGCCACAAGTCCCATCAAAACGGGCGGGATGTGGACCTGGGCATGTATGCTCTCGGAAACCAGCCTCTAGACCAGTTCATTCCCATGCATGCCGGGAACCTGGATGTGCCCAAGACATGGACACTCATCGAAGGCCTGATCCGCACGGGACGGGTTCAGTACCTTTTCGTGGATCGAAGAATTCAGAAAATGCTCTTTGAATATGCTCTATCCCGAGGGTTTGACGAGGATCTTCTGAACCGGCTGTTCAACGATGTGGGTCACGGTTCGGCGGACGCCGCCATTCGCCATGAGCCTCGTCACAACGACCATATTCACGTGCGCTTTGATGCTCCGTGGTCTTCTTTGGCAGCCCAGATAGACCCTTCAGACATCGAAAAAAGAAATATTATCGAACTGGCTCAGGCCGGCTTTCTTCCCAAGAAGGTTCTCTATTATGTAGACAAGCACCAGAGCGATCTGCCGACTCTGGCTCAAAGTTTCGGAGTGCGTCCGGAAGACCTCGCCCGCTGGAATCATCTTCCTGCCCATGCCCGTCTGGCCCCTGGAACACCGTTAGTCTATTATCGTCGTGCCTTTGAACTGGAACCGGTGCACCTTGCGGAAAGCTTAAGACTCCGTCACCTTATCCCTCTTGAACCCGTGCGGGTCGCTTCGGTAGCTTCCTTGCCTCCCGTCGATGTCAGTTCCTGGGTGCGTTCCGAAGTTCCAAAGTCCTATGAAAAGACACACACGGTCCGTCGTGGAGAAACCCTGCAGTCCGTCGCTCGCCTCCATGGGCTTACCCGCGCTCAACTGGCTCGCATGAACAACCTTAACGAAAAGCAGGCTCTGCGACCAGGATCAAAACTCATTGTGGCCCGAACCCACTCCGGCGTGGATAACCTTAACAAATGGGCGTCGTCACCCAGCTCTCGGACTCTGCAAGGCAACCCAAGTGCCGCGGCATCTTCCGAAAAGAGCCTGCAAAAGAGTGCCCGCACCCATGTCGTTCAAAAGGGGGACACGCTTGCTGCCATTGCCAAGAAGTATGGCGTAACTGTGAGCGATCTTCTGGAATGGAACAAGCTTTCCAGCAAAATCAAGCTTACCACCGGCATGTCTCTAACGGTTTCCCCGCCTGAAAAGGAAACCAAGGTCGCACCGCAGCCAGCGTCAAAGACTGCCTCGCAAAAGGAAAATTCCAACACAGCCAAAGAAAAGGCAGCCCCACAAAAAGCTCCCCAGGCGGTCCCCCTGCAGAAAACGACAACGGAAAAAGGAACCTCTTCAAGAGATGCTGCGCAAAACCCCGACACCAAAGCTTCCAACGTCAAGAAAAACCAACCGGCGGTGCATACGGTGGCTCCCGGTGACACCCTCAATGCCATCAGTCGAAAATACAACGTTGAGATGAAAGACATCCTTTCTGCGAACAAAATCAGCGATGCAAAGAAGCTCAAACCCGGACTCAAATTAAAAATTCCCGAACGCTCCTAG
- the recR gene encoding recombination mediator RecR, producing MVTKAHPPVLRELVQRLTKLPGIGEKSATRMAMFLLKASDDYVHGLAENLQRLKREIRTCPVCFHFTDGSLCGICADASRQTGEICVVETSADLLAIEESGAFKGRYHVLQGALAPLDGIGPDDLRIPELLKRLEQEKVQEVILATNPTGEGEATAHYLMKLLEKVPVRVSRIASGIPMGGDVKYADKVTLERALQGRRHVQ from the coding sequence ATGGTGACCAAGGCCCATCCGCCCGTGTTGCGGGAACTGGTCCAGAGGCTGACGAAGTTGCCGGGGATAGGGGAAAAGAGCGCCACACGGATGGCCATGTTTCTTTTGAAGGCATCCGACGACTACGTGCATGGGTTGGCGGAAAATCTGCAACGTTTGAAGAGGGAGATTCGCACCTGCCCCGTGTGTTTCCATTTCACGGACGGATCCTTGTGCGGTATATGCGCCGATGCTTCCCGTCAAACGGGGGAAATCTGTGTCGTGGAAACCAGCGCCGACCTTTTGGCCATTGAAGAATCGGGAGCCTTTAAAGGGCGTTATCATGTGCTGCAAGGGGCTTTGGCCCCCCTGGACGGAATCGGCCCCGATGATCTGCGTATTCCTGAACTTCTCAAACGCTTGGAACAGGAAAAGGTTCAGGAGGTCATTCTGGCCACCAACCCCACGGGTGAAGGGGAAGCGACGGCGCATTATCTGATGAAGCTGCTCGAAAAGGTTCCCGTGCGGGTTTCTCGTATCGCTTCCGGCATTCCCATGGGAGGGGATGTCAAATACGCAGATAAGGTCACTTTGGAAAGAGCCCTGCAGGGGCGTCGGCACGTGCAATGA
- a CDS encoding 4Fe-4S binding protein, whose translation MSWKDLALGCTLTEPGTAARLRTGDWRSMRPVTNYELCNKCGQCYIFCPDMVYSRTAEGYYEANYFYCKGCGICARECPKDAIQMVQEEK comes from the coding sequence GTGAGTTGGAAGGACCTGGCGTTAGGGTGCACCTTGACGGAGCCCGGCACGGCGGCTCGGCTCAGAACGGGAGACTGGCGCTCCATGCGCCCTGTGACCAATTACGAGCTGTGCAATAAATGCGGCCAGTGTTACATCTTTTGCCCGGATATGGTGTACTCTCGGACGGCCGAGGGATATTACGAGGCGAATTATTTCTACTGTAAGGGCTGCGGCATTTGTGCTCGAGAATGTCCCAAGGACGCCATCCAAATGGTACAGGAGGAAAAGTAA
- the tadA gene encoding tRNA adenosine(34) deaminase TadA, translating to MQDVLDHEYFMGLSLQEADRAAACGEVPVGAVLVGRDGVVWARGHNLTVTLRDATAHAEMVVLRRASALLRNYRLSGTILYVTLEPCPMCLGALIQARVDAVVFGASDSKAGAAGGVVDLTRPGCFQHSVSALGGVRSEECAQRLARFFQQRRKDSRRGCGEVPKWP from the coding sequence GTGCAGGACGTTTTGGATCATGAGTATTTCATGGGCTTAAGTCTTCAGGAAGCGGATCGAGCGGCGGCCTGTGGGGAAGTGCCGGTGGGGGCCGTTTTGGTGGGGAGGGACGGGGTGGTGTGGGCGCGTGGCCATAACCTCACGGTGACTCTAAGGGATGCCACGGCCCATGCGGAAATGGTGGTGCTCCGGCGAGCCTCGGCCTTGCTACGCAACTACCGACTTTCAGGCACAATTCTGTACGTGACCCTGGAACCCTGTCCCATGTGTCTTGGGGCTTTGATCCAGGCACGGGTGGATGCGGTGGTCTTTGGAGCCTCGGATTCCAAGGCGGGAGCTGCCGGTGGTGTTGTGGACTTGACAAGGCCAGGGTGTTTCCAGCATAGTGTTTCGGCTTTGGGTGGGGTTCGAAGCGAGGAATGTGCGCAACGCCTTGCCCGGTTTTTTCAGCAGCGGCGGAAAGACAGCCGCCGTGGATGCGGAGAGGTACCGAAGTGGCCGTAA
- a CDS encoding gamma-glutamylcyclotransferase family protein produces MDDVVVRGRLFETPSGIPVLIVPEEDILTVGTNNPPADAATQARVVAHTPNPELIPNRPPKKGTGPPWGPVYGELLSFDDPETRLPAIDRLEGFHPDGPCLYRRILTSAQVHGIVVPAWLYVADVTEYLGFNPLPSGKWRS; encoded by the coding sequence GTGGATGACGTCGTGGTCCGCGGCCGCCTCTTCGAGACACCCTCCGGAATCCCCGTCCTGATTGTTCCGGAGGAGGACATCCTCACCGTCGGGACCAACAATCCGCCCGCCGACGCGGCCACGCAAGCGCGCGTCGTGGCCCACACGCCCAATCCCGAGTTAATCCCCAACCGGCCTCCGAAGAAGGGCACAGGCCCGCCCTGGGGGCCCGTGTACGGGGAGCTTCTGAGCTTCGACGACCCAGAGACCCGCCTTCCGGCCATTGACCGACTGGAGGGATTTCATCCCGACGGCCCCTGCCTGTACCGGCGCATCCTGACTTCGGCGCAGGTCCACGGAATCGTGGTTCCGGCATGGCTCTATGTTGCTGATGTAACTGAATATCTCGGTTTCAATCCGCTTCCGTCAGGCAAATGGCGATCGTGA
- a CDS encoding pyruvate ferredoxin oxidoreductase subunit gamma: protein MVEIRFHGRGGQGGVTSAELTALAAIEQGKFAQAFPSFGPERRGAPVMAFVRVSDQQIRTREKVYSPNIVVVLDPTLLQIVDVEAGVPEDGIVIVNTKFSPADIRQSLGLKRRLAVVDASTIAVETLRVPITNTTMLGALIKATQVISMEALRSPMEKRFGPIAEKNLKACQRAYEETVVEG, encoded by the coding sequence ATGGTGGAGATTCGATTTCACGGTCGAGGCGGACAGGGAGGCGTGACGTCTGCGGAGCTGACAGCCCTGGCTGCCATTGAACAGGGCAAATTTGCCCAGGCTTTTCCCAGTTTCGGCCCGGAGCGTCGAGGGGCTCCCGTCATGGCTTTTGTGAGGGTGAGCGATCAGCAGATTCGAACACGGGAAAAGGTCTACAGCCCCAATATCGTGGTGGTGTTGGATCCGACCTTGTTACAGATCGTCGATGTGGAAGCCGGGGTTCCCGAGGACGGCATCGTTATTGTCAACACCAAATTCAGTCCCGCAGACATTCGGCAATCCCTGGGTTTGAAAAGACGTCTGGCCGTGGTGGATGCCAGTACCATCGCCGTGGAAACCCTCAGGGTGCCTATCACCAACACAACCATGCTGGGGGCGCTCATCAAGGCCACACAAGTGATTTCCATGGAGGCTCTCAGGAGCCCTATGGAAAAGCGTTTCGGACCCATTGCGGAAAAGAATCTCAAAGCCTGTCAAAGAGCCTACGAAGAGACGGTGGTGGAGGGATAA